The nucleotide sequence GGCCACACCGCGTGCAGACTTGCCGGGAGACCTTCACGGGGACGACCACCTCCTCGGTGACCGCCGTCCCGCGGACGACCCCCGAAAACGTCGCGTGCATCCGGATCGTGTTGCGGTCGACCTGCTCGGGCGCGACCTGCCAGGAGACGTCGGTCGCATCGAGGTGGACACCCAGCGACTCGCTGGTTTCCTCGATCGCGACGTCGGTGTAGTCCTCGGCACCGACGTCGAGCCAGCGGTTGCCCCGGTGGACGGCCCCACACCGCGAACAGACGCGGACCTCGATCCGCTCGGGCGCCTCCACGAGGTCGAACTCCTCGAAGTAGCAGGCGTCACACAGCACGCTGTCGGGATCGTGCGCGTCAGGCTGACCCGGCCGCTCGGTCGGGTCGCTCTCGATCGCATCGCCACACCGCGGACAGAACGCACCCGATCGCGTCATTACACTGCGGTAGGGGATTGGTCTGTAAAAACGGCGCGGGTTCGAATTTAGCCGACAGAACGTAGCGCTTTGATCGGTGCTTATCTGAACACCGCCTTGTATTCCGCACCAACAATTAAGATGTTGCACTTCGTAACAACAACCGTGCCCGGAGATGATCCCGCCCAGCCCGTCATCGAGGTCACGAAGGACTTCGGTGACCGCTATGCTGAGATCAATGCCTACCGGGTGCCCGAATCAGATCGGTATCCGGAAGGGATCAAGTACTCGATGCAGTATGGCAATGCTGCAGGGGAAACGATCCTTCGCTACGACAACTTCCCTGACCACCCGGATACGGCACGCCATCACAAGCATACGGCCGACGGGAGTGTCGATGACGTCGAGTTCAACGGGCTGGAGTCTCTCTTCCAGCAGTTCAAATCAGAGGTAATCGAACATGGCCACGACTGGTAACGATACTGACCGTACGCTTCACGTTCGCTTTCGCGAGGGTGACGACGAGCAACTCTCGGACACGCTCGCCGCCCTCGACCGAGGCGAGACACCCGATCCGCATCTCGAAGTGGTCTACACGGACCCCGCGGACGTACACAGCGTAACACGACCGAAATCACTGGAACTGCTGCGGGCGATTGTCCAGCACGAACCCGGGAGTATTCGTGAGACTGCACGCCTCGTCGAACGTGACGTGAGTCAGGTCCACCGTAATCTGACCGAACTTTCGGAGTTGCATTTGATCGATCTCGTCGAAGAGGGCCATGCCAAACGGCCGGTCGTGTGGTACGACGCGATCGATATCGATCTCCCGCTGGTGGCATCGGCCAGTGATTCGGACGAAGCTGTCGTGTAGTTTCTCCGTTGGGCATTCTGCCGACACCGTCACCCGGAGAGGTTTTCTTTCCCGATCACCTACGAGTGCGTGTATGCAGTGGCAACCGGACTGGGGGCTGCGCGGGCGCATGGTCGTGACGATGTTCCTGCTGTTCGCCCTCTATATCGTGTTCGTGGGGGTGCTTTCGAGCGCCGGCGTCGGCCTCGTGGGTATCGTCGTCGTGATGGGACTGTTCTCGTTCGGTCAGCTGTTCTTCAGCGACAAGCTCGCCCTGCGGAGCATGGGCGCGAAGAAAGTCGAGGAGAACGAGTATCCCGAACTCCATAGCAGCGTCTCCCGGCTGGCCCAGCAGGCTGACCTGCCGAAACCCGACATTGCGGTGGCAGACTCGTCGGTCCCGAACGCCTTCGCCACCGGGCGCTCGAAGAAGAACGCGACGGTCTGCGTGACGACGGGTATCATGGAAACCTTAGAGCAGGACGAACTGGAGGGCGTCATCGCGCACGAACTCGCCCACATCAAGAACCGCGACGTCGTGGTGATGACGATCGCTTCGTTCCTCTCGACGATCGCCTTTATGATCGTCCGGTGGGGCTGGCTGTTCGGCGGCGGACGCAACCGCCGGGGCGGTGGCGGCGGGATCTTCGTCGCCATCGCCGTCTCGCTGGTCGTCTGGATCGTCTCCTACGTCCTGATCCGCGCTCTCTCCCGGTACCGGGAGTACGCCGCCGACCGAGGCGGGGCGATCATCTCCGGCCAACCTTCGGCGCTGGCCTCGGCGCTCGCGAAGATCGACAACCGGATGGACCGCGTTCCCAAGGAGGACCTCCGAAGCCAGTCGGAGATGAACGCCTTCTTCATCGTCCCGATCTCGAAGGGGATGATCGCCAACCTCTTTAGGACCCACCCCTCGACGGAGAAGCGAATCGATCGCCTCCAGGAACTCGAACGCGAGATGGAAACGGTTTGAGAGCCGGATTCTTCCTGTCGTCGCCCCGTACGGCGGTGTTCAGATAAGCACCGAGCAAAGAGTTTGTTTCTCCTGCTTTTCAGCCGGATCCTGGCGGAATGAAAGGGCGAGCCAGTTTCGGGAACCCCGACGAAGCAAGCACTGCAGGCCGCAGCGCGGCCGAAGCGCGCAGCGAGGCGCGGGACCGAAACTGGCGAGGGCTTTCAGGGCAGTCTCACTCTGGTTAGATCCTTATCTGAACACTACCCCCCGTACAGTCGGAACTCTTATATCGAATTATGTATAACTCATAACTAGGATGGCCCAGTCCCCACCACAGTCGGGTCAGTCACCCATTCGGCAGCTACAGACAGTTGCCGACCTCCTCGAAACGCCGGCACTCGCCCGGGTTTACGCCCAGGTTTTACGGGACGGTCCGGTCACTGTGTCCGATATCGTCGACGGAGTCGACATCCCGCAGGGGACCGCCTACGAGTACGTCCGGAAGCTCGAAACGGCCGGATTGCTCGAGAAAACCCGCGACCGGCGTCCGTACGAATACGACGCCGAGCCGATCGCCCTCACGCTCTCGGCTGCCGAGGAGACGCGAACGATCACGCCGGCACTCATCGCGGCCGTTGCCCGTCGCGAAGCAGACGAGGACATCGACGTGTACATCGATCGACACGGTCTCGACGGCCTCGCTGTCGCGCTCGAGTACGCCTTCGAGTACGTCGAGGGCACGGTCAACTATCGCATTGCGGCCCGGGAACTCGATCTCTCACCCCTCGAAGCCGAGATCATCTTACAGGCGCTCGAACCAGTCGCCACCGAGTACGCTGACGAACGTACATGACGACTGTCTACGTCGCTGATACTGGTGTTTTCGTTCGCTGTGGCGGGCCTGAGAAAGACAAGTTCCAGCGGCTTCGCCGGGCTGTTCGACAGGCAGACATCTCCCTGCGAATTCCACAACGCGTCTACGAGGAACTCGGTGGCGATACTGCTGCGGAGGAATATCCTTCGGGAGACGTGCCGTATTCGGCTGGGATCCGATCGGGCTGGATCGTCGTCGCCGACGAACTCGACTACACCAATCCGTTGGTTTCGACGGTGATGGACGAGACACGCAGATTCATCGCCAGCGAGACCGACCGCGACGAGGATCGTATCGAGAAGGCGGACACGGCTCTCGTTGGGCTTGCCGGACAACTTTTGGATGCCGGCGAGGCGGACCGCATCGTGCTGTTGACGACGGACAAACCGGCGGGACGAGCGGCTGTGCGCTTACTTCCTACCCACGGCTTCGAGGACTGTATCGAGTTCCGATACGTTAGCGAAGCGTTTCTGGAGACGA is from Halorhabdus sp. BNX81 and encodes:
- a CDS encoding transcriptional regulator, which codes for MATTGNDTDRTLHVRFREGDDEQLSDTLAALDRGETPDPHLEVVYTDPADVHSVTRPKSLELLRAIVQHEPGSIRETARLVERDVSQVHRNLTELSELHLIDLVEEGHAKRPVVWYDAIDIDLPLVASASDSDEAVV
- the htpX gene encoding zinc metalloprotease HtpX, which produces MQWQPDWGLRGRMVVTMFLLFALYIVFVGVLSSAGVGLVGIVVVMGLFSFGQLFFSDKLALRSMGAKKVEENEYPELHSSVSRLAQQADLPKPDIAVADSSVPNAFATGRSKKNATVCVTTGIMETLEQDELEGVIAHELAHIKNRDVVVMTIASFLSTIAFMIVRWGWLFGGGRNRRGGGGGIFVAIAVSLVVWIVSYVLIRALSRYREYAADRGGAIISGQPSALASALAKIDNRMDRVPKEDLRSQSEMNAFFIVPISKGMIANLFRTHPSTEKRIDRLQELEREMETV
- a CDS encoding DUF6516 family protein, with product MPGDDPAQPVIEVTKDFGDRYAEINAYRVPESDRYPEGIKYSMQYGNAAGETILRYDNFPDHPDTARHHKHTADGSVDDVEFNGLESLFQQFKSEVIEHGHDW
- a CDS encoding helix-turn-helix domain-containing protein; translated protein: MAQSPPQSGQSPIRQLQTVADLLETPALARVYAQVLRDGPVTVSDIVDGVDIPQGTAYEYVRKLETAGLLEKTRDRRPYEYDAEPIALTLSAAEETRTITPALIAAVARREADEDIDVYIDRHGLDGLAVALEYAFEYVEGTVNYRIAARELDLSPLEAEIILQALEPVATEYADERT